From a single Candidatus Bathyarchaeia archaeon genomic region:
- the albA gene encoding DNA-binding protein Alba, translating to MNRLRSEAVNLPESNSVLVGRKPVMNYVLACLTLFHGGAKEVSIKARGRAISRAVDVVEIIRRRFLPDVKVGNISIGTEQVQSSGGNAPANVSIIEITLVR from the coding sequence ATGAATCGATTAAGGAGTGAGGCGGTAAACTTGCCTGAAAGCAACTCAGTACTTGTGGGACGAAAACCAGTGATGAACTACGTCTTAGCTTGCCTGACATTATTTCACGGCGGAGCAAAAGAAGTAAGCATTAAAGCTAGGGGACGGGCAATAAGCAGAGCGGTGGACGTTGTCGAAATTATTAGACGTAGATTTCTGCCAGACGTAAAGGTAGGAAACATCAGTATAGGAACTGAGCAAGTTCAATCCAGCGGTGGAAATGCTCCGGCGAACGTTAGCATAATAGAGATAACGCTGGTGCGCTAA
- a CDS encoding ABC transporter transmembrane domain-containing protein, which yields MNNKEERQVPEGIKVLLTSILRENEKVICSVAGDLDEEGNFGERWLFLTTRRVIVVSLATKRVVEFQLNDIRSCFVKDYLGNSEIFFETSNGLKSVMRFSRDCLESFYNVAKLIDKIARKDISPEEVNPEILEEFLPKKSSVKKTQAFIWLMSFLKPYAHYVILAVILSLSITALNLTPPYLMKLLLDEVFAKRNLSMLIYIVAAFISIYALNAALGAAQNYTLSYLGQKLIYNIRVKVYEHIQRLSLGFYDRMSSGRIMTRVTDDVGRVQWFLTWGTQTLITSTLQIIGIGIIIFSMNIYLAIFALLPIPIIVVGVPLFRKRAHRAYHKVWRRWADVSSLLWDTIPGIVVVKSFTQEKFEIKRLVERLGNLVIANLKVTLLHIKFFPLLGFAISSGTAIVWWIGGQEVLRENISLGSLVAFVSYMGMFYGPVQTISNLFEPLQSSLTSSERILEIMQIEPEIKDAPDAVEFQFKGSIMFRNVSFGYNPYIPVLSNINLEIKPGEKIGIVGPSGSGKTTLTKLLLRFYDPTEGSIYIDGVDLRKIKLQCLRSQIGLVLQDPLLFYGSIAYNIAYGKQDAAPEEIIAAAKAANVHEFAMNQPLAYDTNVGDRGWRLSGGERQRVSIARAIITEPKILILDEATSSVDTLTEKKIQEAMENLAKGRTTIIIAHRLSTLQNVDRIVVMDKGRIVEVGAHEELMKAGGLYSQLYKAQFAEETAISALQR from the coding sequence TTGAACAATAAAGAAGAAAGGCAGGTTCCCGAAGGAATTAAAGTTTTGCTCACATCAATTCTCCGAGAAAATGAAAAAGTTATTTGCAGTGTTGCCGGAGACCTCGATGAAGAGGGAAATTTTGGCGAAAGGTGGCTGTTTCTAACGACGAGAAGGGTTATCGTCGTGAGCTTGGCTACGAAAAGGGTGGTTGAGTTTCAGTTAAATGACATACGGTCATGTTTCGTTAAAGACTATTTAGGTAATTCAGAGATATTTTTTGAGACATCAAATGGATTAAAAAGCGTGATGCGCTTTTCCCGAGACTGCTTAGAGAGCTTCTATAATGTGGCTAAACTTATAGATAAGATCGCTAGGAAGGATATATCTCCGGAAGAAGTGAACCCAGAAATTCTCGAAGAATTTCTGCCTAAAAAGAGCAGCGTTAAGAAAACCCAAGCCTTCATCTGGCTCATGAGCTTCTTAAAACCCTATGCTCACTACGTTATCTTAGCGGTGATATTATCGCTTTCTATAACCGCTCTGAATCTCACGCCACCGTATCTAATGAAGCTGTTGCTCGATGAAGTGTTTGCAAAGAGAAATCTAAGCATGTTGATCTATATTGTAGCAGCATTTATCTCAATTTATGCACTTAACGCGGCTTTAGGCGCGGCTCAAAACTATACTCTCTCATATCTGGGCCAAAAACTAATTTATAATATCCGCGTAAAAGTTTACGAGCATATTCAAAGGCTCTCGCTTGGCTTTTACGATAGGATGAGCTCTGGACGCATCATGACCAGAGTTACTGACGATGTTGGGCGCGTACAATGGTTTCTCACTTGGGGGACGCAGACCTTGATTACAAGCACCCTGCAGATTATAGGGATAGGGATAATAATTTTCTCCATGAATATATATCTGGCTATCTTCGCGTTGCTGCCTATACCGATAATCGTGGTCGGCGTACCACTGTTTAGAAAGAGGGCGCATAGAGCGTACCACAAGGTCTGGCGCAGATGGGCTGATGTCAGCTCGTTGCTGTGGGACACTATTCCCGGAATAGTTGTGGTTAAATCGTTTACACAAGAGAAATTTGAGATAAAGCGATTAGTGGAGAGGCTGGGCAATCTAGTCATCGCAAACCTTAAAGTTACTCTTCTTCACATAAAGTTCTTTCCACTACTAGGATTCGCTATTTCGTCTGGAACCGCGATAGTCTGGTGGATTGGCGGACAAGAGGTGTTAAGGGAAAATATATCGCTCGGCTCACTTGTGGCGTTTGTAAGCTACATGGGCATGTTTTATGGGCCGGTGCAGACAATAAGCAACCTGTTTGAGCCTTTACAATCCTCATTAACATCCAGTGAAAGGATTTTGGAGATAATGCAGATAGAGCCTGAAATCAAGGACGCGCCAGATGCAGTAGAATTTCAGTTTAAGGGTTCAATAATGTTTAGAAACGTTAGCTTCGGATACAATCCCTATATTCCAGTATTAAGCAACATAAACCTGGAGATAAAGCCTGGGGAGAAGATTGGCATAGTTGGGCCGAGCGGGTCTGGTAAAACAACGCTCACTAAGCTGCTACTTAGATTCTATGATCCGACTGAAGGATCCATATATATCGATGGGGTGGATTTGAGGAAGATAAAGCTCCAGTGCTTAAGGTCTCAGATAGGTCTCGTTCTTCAGGATCCATTGCTGTTCTATGGATCAATAGCCTACAATATTGCTTATGGAAAACAGGATGCTGCGCCAGAGGAGATAATAGCGGCTGCGAAGGCGGCTAATGTTCATGAGTTCGCCATGAACCAGCCATTAGCATACGATACGAACGTTGGCGATAGGGGTTGGAGACTTTCTGGTGGAGAGAGACAGCGTGTCTCCATAGCGAGGGCAATAATAACTGAGCCAAAAATACTTATATTAGATGAGGCAACCTCATCAGTAGACACGTTAACCGAGAAAAAGATTCAAGAAGCTATGGAAAACCTTGCTAAGGGGCGAACAACGATTATAATCGCCCATAGGCTTTCAACATTACAGAACGTTGACAGAATAGTTGTCATGGATAAAGGGAGAATAGTTGAGGTTGGAGCACATGAAGAACTAATGAAGGCTGGAGGGCTTTACAGTCAGCTCTATAAGGCTCAGTTCGCCGAGGAAACCGCGATAAGCGCTTTACAGAGGTGA
- a CDS encoding KaiC domain-containing protein translates to MAIERVLTGIPGFDEILNGGIPKRNVVLLAGGPGTGKSIFGYQYLYNGLVKKEPGVFVALEEHPVQVRLSMAQFGWDVSSYEDKGLFALVDAFTAGIGEAAKREKYVVKVPDDFQMLIDALRAAIRDVGAERVVVDSVTTLYITKPALARSMVLQLKKVLSGLGCTSILVSQVSVTERGFGGPGVEHAADGIVRLDLDEINGELKRSIIVWKMRGTSHSMKRHSFEITDRGIVIKPKEVIILSRGRMSEYE, encoded by the coding sequence ATGGCTATCGAAAGGGTGTTGACCGGAATACCCGGATTTGATGAGATACTTAACGGTGGAATACCTAAGCGGAACGTAGTCCTTCTAGCCGGCGGCCCCGGAACCGGGAAATCCATATTCGGCTACCAATACTTATATAATGGGCTGGTTAAAAAAGAGCCGGGCGTGTTCGTCGCCCTTGAGGAACACCCTGTCCAAGTTAGGCTCTCCATGGCTCAGTTTGGCTGGGATGTTTCTTCATATGAGGATAAGGGTTTATTCGCCCTGGTTGATGCTTTCACCGCGGGGATAGGTGAGGCAGCTAAAAGAGAAAAATATGTTGTTAAGGTTCCCGATGACTTTCAGATGCTTATAGATGCGCTTAGAGCAGCCATCAGGGATGTTGGCGCTGAAAGAGTTGTCGTGGACTCGGTCACAACGCTCTACATAACTAAGCCCGCCTTAGCGAGGAGCATGGTTCTACAGCTCAAAAAGGTTTTATCCGGGTTAGGGTGCACGTCAATTCTTGTCTCGCAGGTGAGCGTTACCGAAAGAGGATTTGGAGGCCCAGGTGTTGAGCACGCTGCCGACGGGATAGTTAGGCTTGATCTAGATGAGATTAACGGTGAGCTTAAGCGCAGCATTATTGTCTGGAAGATGCGTGGCACATCTCACTCTATGAAAAGGCACTCTTTTGAAATAACTGACAGAGGCATAGTTATTAAGCCTAAAGAAGTAATTATATTATCTCGTGGGAGGATGAGCGAATATGAGTGA
- a CDS encoding DUF1854 domain-containing protein, with product MPLSDFLKNLNILDPKKVKVFLEEENTLKLVVDGKVFSGLMPARPFPITHPEFIIFRDSYGVDVCMIKDYRDLDEISRRNLQAILNKIYFIPKILRIKRIETSGDEFLWEVLTDKGPKMFRTRGRMSVMQIERRVVITDVNDNVYEIEDLYKLDPHSMSEIESTI from the coding sequence ATGCCACTATCCGACTTCCTGAAAAACCTCAATATTCTCGATCCTAAGAAAGTGAAAGTTTTTCTCGAGGAGGAAAATACGCTTAAGCTGGTCGTTGATGGAAAGGTTTTCTCAGGGCTTATGCCGGCTAGACCGTTTCCGATAACTCATCCTGAATTCATAATATTTAGAGACAGCTATGGGGTCGATGTCTGCATGATTAAAGATTATAGGGATCTCGATGAAATCTCTAGGAGAAATCTTCAGGCAATCTTAAATAAAATATATTTTATTCCTAAAATCCTGAGAATCAAGAGGATTGAAACTAGCGGAGACGAATTCTTATGGGAGGTTTTAACCGATAAAGGCCCAAAAATGTTCAGGACGAGGGGTCGTATGAGCGTGATGCAGATTGAGAGACGGGTTGTCATAACTGATGTAAACGACAACGTCTATGAAATAGAAGATCTCTATAAGCTGGATCCGCATAGCATGAGCGAGATCGAGTCAACGATATAA
- a CDS encoding trypsin-like peptidase domain-containing protein: MLPALEGPENNRLRALTVIIVLLIIGFFVAGYFGYTMGYRSALEEISGLKNQIRDLKTDLETLRSSLNAAVQSIPQYSALLSENVSLSQIYEQVKNSVVMIRGLIRQYSLFGYYYERVQGSGFIYNFTGRMVVITNYHVIRNAMNITVTFANGNSYAASVLGYDPYADLAVLEADAPEEEYYPLEIVSSSTLKVGDIVLAVGNPYGLAGSMSVGIVSALGRTINVEIAGGYPIANVIQTTVPLNPGNSGGPLLNIRGQVVGITTAIVSGSQGVSFAIPSNTILREIKFLVEEGSYNRHPWLGASGVDMTYEIAKAMGTNVTYGWLITQVISGSPADKAGLRGGTRVAYIAGERVVIGGDIIIAINNVKITGIDDLSSYLEENTAPGQIVNMTIIRGNEKMILKVELGSRPLG, from the coding sequence ATGCTGCCCGCTTTAGAAGGACCTGAAAACAATAGATTGAGGGCTTTAACAGTAATAATCGTCTTGCTGATAATAGGATTTTTCGTCGCAGGTTACTTCGGCTACACTATGGGTTATAGAAGCGCCCTAGAGGAGATCAGTGGGCTGAAAAATCAAATCAGGGATCTTAAGACGGATCTCGAAACCCTGCGGTCCTCCTTAAACGCTGCGGTCCAAAGCATCCCTCAATACAGCGCCCTATTAAGCGAAAACGTTTCTCTTTCGCAGATTTACGAGCAGGTTAAAAACTCAGTCGTCATGATTAGGGGGTTAATACGGCAATACAGCCTTTTCGGCTACTATTATGAGCGGGTTCAGGGGTCCGGTTTCATCTATAACTTTACTGGTAGAATGGTTGTGATCACAAATTATCATGTGATTAGAAACGCCATGAATATAACTGTAACCTTCGCTAATGGGAATAGTTACGCTGCCAGCGTGCTCGGCTACGATCCATACGCTGACCTAGCAGTATTAGAGGCAGATGCGCCGGAAGAAGAATATTATCCGTTAGAAATAGTTAGCTCGTCAACCCTTAAAGTCGGCGACATAGTTTTAGCTGTTGGTAACCCGTATGGTTTAGCCGGATCTATGAGCGTGGGGATAGTTAGCGCTCTAGGCAGAACAATAAATGTTGAGATAGCTGGCGGCTATCCGATAGCTAACGTTATCCAGACGACTGTTCCGCTCAACCCCGGCAATTCAGGCGGCCCGCTTCTAAACATTAGGGGGCAAGTAGTGGGAATAACGACGGCAATAGTAAGCGGCTCCCAAGGCGTCAGCTTCGCCATACCATCCAACACTATACTACGAGAAATAAAGTTCCTAGTTGAGGAAGGATCGTATAATAGGCATCCGTGGCTCGGAGCCTCCGGAGTAGATATGACATACGAGATTGCAAAAGCTATGGGCACTAACGTAACTTATGGTTGGCTGATAACGCAGGTTATCAGCGGAAGCCCAGCTGATAAAGCTGGGCTTAGAGGCGGAACCAGAGTGGCTTATATAGCTGGCGAACGCGTGGTTATTGGCGGAGATATAATAATCGCGATAAACAACGTGAAGATCACCGGCATAGACGATCTATCGTCTTACTTAGAGGAAAACACGGCGCCAGGCCAAATAGTTAACATGACTATAATTAGAGGTAATGAGAAAATGATTCTTAAAGTGGAGTTGGGTTCAAGACCGCTAGGCTGA
- a CDS encoding Gfo/Idh/MocA family oxidoreductase, whose amino-acid sequence MEKINVGFIGCGGIAITHAERLKTLEEVRMVAFADITEERAKAMADKYGGRWYSDWHEMLNKEKLGIVYICLPPFAHTDEVIVAAEKGIHVFIEKPIALDMKTAKEMVRSIEKNDVKSQVGYNCRFGYAIEEAKRLVSSGEAGEVGLALGMYWCHFIRKDWWIDKSKSGGQLVEQSTHLFDAFRYICGDVEVVYGLMNRKFWTDVPEMTIEDVSSTAFKFKSGALGAITATTWGANAQWWFKWWIATRNYTLESRDINTLTLYSTKPPTKVTTVSEERDTYLLEAKDLIRAVLEDRETRTPIGEGAKTLEFTLAALKSAETGKPVTLPL is encoded by the coding sequence ATGGAAAAAATTAATGTTGGTTTTATTGGATGCGGCGGGATTGCGATAACGCATGCAGAGCGGCTTAAGACCCTAGAGGAAGTTCGCATGGTGGCGTTCGCCGACATAACCGAGGAAAGAGCGAAGGCTATGGCCGACAAGTATGGCGGAAGATGGTATAGCGATTGGCATGAAATGCTGAATAAAGAGAAGCTGGGCATCGTGTATATTTGCTTGCCTCCATTCGCTCACACAGATGAGGTCATAGTAGCCGCCGAGAAAGGCATACATGTGTTCATTGAGAAGCCCATAGCCCTAGACATGAAAACTGCGAAAGAGATGGTGAGATCCATTGAGAAGAATGATGTTAAAAGCCAAGTCGGATATAACTGCAGGTTTGGGTACGCTATTGAAGAGGCAAAAAGGCTTGTGAGCTCCGGTGAGGCTGGTGAAGTAGGGCTCGCGTTAGGCATGTACTGGTGCCACTTCATTAGAAAGGACTGGTGGATAGATAAGAGCAAGAGCGGCGGGCAGCTGGTTGAACAGTCAACCCACCTCTTTGACGCATTCAGATATATTTGCGGCGACGTTGAAGTGGTTTATGGGCTAATGAACCGAAAATTTTGGACTGATGTCCCAGAGATGACTATTGAGGATGTGAGCAGCACAGCGTTCAAGTTTAAGTCTGGTGCGCTCGGCGCTATCACCGCAACGACGTGGGGCGCAAACGCGCAATGGTGGTTTAAATGGTGGATAGCGACCAGAAATTATACTCTTGAATCAAGGGATATAAACACGTTAACGCTGTACTCCACAAAGCCTCCGACAAAAGTTACAACTGTTTCAGAAGAAAGAGACACGTATCTTCTCGAAGCTAAAGATTTGATTAGAGCAGTACTGGAGGACAGAGAGACGAGAACCCCAATAGGGGAAGGCGCAAAAACCCTTGAGTTCACCTTGGCAGCTTTAAAGTCTGCGGAAACCGGAAAGCCAGTTACACTACCATTATAG
- a CDS encoding translation initiation factor IF-2 subunit gamma, with the protein MVKGNGLPRQPEVNIGTIGHVDHGKTTLVEAITGVWASRHSEELKRGITIKLGYADAPVYKCPVCEAPHNYSTSEICPRCGAKTEFVRALSFVDSPGHEALMATMLSGAAVMDGVILVIAADEPCPQPQTREHLAAIEIIGVNKIVIAQTKIDLVDKKRALESYKEIVEFTKGTVAEGAPIIPVSALHSVNIDLLLYAIEKYIPTPPRDPAKPPYMYAVRSFDVNKPGTPVESLVGGVIGGSILQGKFRVGEEIEIRPGISSSRGVYESLLTRITSLHAGGRRVEEAVCGGLVGVGTLLDPSLTKADKLSGNVVGKPGLLPPTRYDLTIEAHLFERVIGAREQTEVKQITVGETLLLDVGTAITTGNVTHIKGGTVELKLTRPVCSEEKSRVAISRKIMGRWRLIGYGIVK; encoded by the coding sequence ATGGTTAAAGGTAACGGTCTTCCACGCCAACCAGAAGTAAATATTGGTACAATAGGTCATGTAGATCATGGAAAAACCACGCTTGTTGAAGCCATCACCGGGGTTTGGGCTTCAAGACACAGTGAAGAGTTGAAAAGAGGCATAACTATAAAGCTCGGTTACGCTGATGCCCCGGTTTATAAGTGTCCGGTATGTGAAGCCCCGCATAACTATTCCACCAGCGAGATTTGCCCAAGATGCGGAGCAAAGACCGAGTTTGTTAGAGCGTTAAGCTTTGTGGATTCGCCTGGCCATGAGGCTTTGATGGCGACCATGCTTTCAGGAGCCGCGGTTATGGACGGCGTTATACTGGTTATAGCGGCCGATGAGCCGTGTCCTCAGCCCCAGACCCGTGAGCATTTGGCCGCAATAGAGATAATTGGGGTCAATAAGATTGTTATCGCGCAGACGAAAATAGATCTCGTCGATAAGAAGCGGGCTCTCGAAAGCTATAAGGAGATAGTTGAGTTCACGAAGGGAACAGTGGCTGAGGGTGCGCCGATAATACCCGTTTCAGCGCTTCACTCAGTTAACATAGACCTGCTACTGTACGCTATAGAAAAATATATTCCAACCCCTCCACGCGATCCGGCAAAACCCCCATACATGTACGCCGTCCGATCATTCGACGTTAATAAGCCCGGAACTCCCGTCGAGAGCCTCGTTGGAGGCGTTATAGGTGGATCAATACTTCAAGGCAAGTTTAGAGTTGGGGAAGAGATTGAAATAAGGCCTGGAATTAGCTCTTCTAGGGGCGTATATGAGTCGTTGCTCACCCGCATAACGAGCCTTCACGCTGGAGGGAGAAGGGTTGAGGAGGCTGTTTGCGGCGGCCTTGTCGGTGTAGGCACGCTTCTCGACCCGTCTCTAACTAAGGCTGATAAATTATCGGGAAATGTTGTTGGTAAACCGGGCTTGCTTCCGCCTACAAGGTATGATTTAACCATAGAGGCGCATCTTTTTGAACGAGTTATTGGGGCGCGGGAGCAGACTGAGGTGAAGCAGATAACTGTTGGAGAGACGCTTCTACTTGATGTTGGAACAGCCATTACAACTGGAAATGTTACGCACATAAAGGGCGGCACTGTGGAACTTAAGCTTACACGGCCAGTTTGCAGTGAAGAGAAATCAAGAGTTGCGATAAGCCGGAAAATAATGGGTAGATGGAGATTAATTGGCTACGGAATAGTGAAGTAG
- a CDS encoding transcriptional regulator, protein MSEIPLSPIGREQIHKLEAILLINSIFRPDVLEELKKSEERITWVDSLAVAAAALAREKAKMTVSQIADELGRTEATIRNHLQGKTRAGQIVRETYEKISRENVTVMLPEFISTEEIKRLRSELEEERKRRLEAENILKEIQALLAQMLDRVSRAIA, encoded by the coding sequence ATGAGTGAAATACCTCTTTCACCGATAGGTAGGGAGCAGATCCATAAACTGGAAGCCATACTGCTAATAAACAGCATATTTAGACCGGATGTTCTTGAAGAGCTAAAGAAGTCAGAGGAAAGGATAACTTGGGTTGATAGCCTCGCGGTTGCGGCAGCGGCTTTAGCTAGGGAAAAAGCAAAGATGACGGTGTCCCAGATAGCGGATGAGCTCGGTAGAACCGAGGCAACTATAAGAAACCACTTACAGGGGAAGACTAGAGCGGGTCAGATAGTTAGAGAAACATATGAGAAGATTTCTAGGGAGAACGTAACTGTAATGTTGCCGGAGTTTATATCTACTGAAGAGATTAAACGCTTGAGGTCTGAATTAGAGGAGGAGCGTAAGAGAAGGCTGGAAGCGGAGAACATTCTTAAAGAGATTCAAGCGTTGTTAGCTCAGATGCTCGATCGAGTAAGTAGAGCCATAGCCTAA
- a CDS encoding sugar phosphate isomerase/epimerase family protein, translated as MKRGVNAWIYPQNLKIAEILRLSKDIGYEGVELNLDEEMLKMGRKERRAIVDEAKSLGLDLPSLCTALFWKYNLASPDPNVRKRGVEIIKQGCEVASEIDARVFLVVPAVATREVSYQDMWRLSRESILEAAQSAEDHEVIIGVENVWNRFLYSPLEFRKFIEEINHPNVKVYFDVGNAAFLGFPEQWIKHLGDLIVCVHVKDFQFSTMQFRPIFEGNIQWQSVIEALREVGYNGFLIVEVSPYPGHPLKAALDSKSSLDIMLGIS; from the coding sequence ATGAAGAGAGGTGTAAATGCCTGGATTTATCCGCAAAACCTTAAAATCGCGGAGATTTTGAGGCTTTCAAAGGATATTGGCTACGAGGGCGTGGAGTTGAATCTTGATGAAGAAATGCTTAAAATGGGCAGGAAAGAGAGAAGAGCAATAGTGGATGAGGCTAAGTCTCTCGGCTTAGATCTGCCGAGTCTCTGCACAGCTCTCTTCTGGAAATATAATCTCGCCAGCCCAGATCCAAACGTGAGGAAGAGAGGCGTAGAGATAATTAAGCAGGGGTGTGAAGTCGCTTCAGAGATCGATGCGAGAGTGTTTCTAGTGGTTCCAGCCGTCGCTACAAGGGAAGTATCTTATCAAGATATGTGGAGGCTATCTAGGGAGAGTATTCTTGAGGCTGCGCAATCGGCTGAAGATCACGAAGTCATCATTGGCGTTGAGAATGTATGGAACAGGTTTCTCTATAGTCCGCTTGAGTTCCGTAAATTTATTGAGGAGATTAATCATCCAAACGTGAAAGTCTACTTTGATGTTGGAAACGCTGCTTTTCTCGGTTTCCCTGAACAATGGATAAAGCATCTGGGAGACTTAATCGTCTGCGTTCATGTTAAGGACTTCCAGTTCTCCACGATGCAGTTCAGACCTATCTTCGAGGGAAACATTCAATGGCAGAGCGTTATAGAGGCTCTAAGAGAAGTAGGCTACAATGGTTTTCTAATCGTTGAGGTAAGCCCATATCCAGGTCACCCATTAAAAGCCGCCTTGGATTCGAAGTCATCGCTGGACATAATGCTTGGCATATCTTAA
- the aspS gene encoding aspartate--tRNA(Asn) ligase, which produces MSYNIAARGWKRTHYTMEVTPDLDGKEVTLTGWIKEIRDLGGIKFLLLRDKEGTIQITVPRDEVDRQIIEQIDELQRQDCVSVRGIVRRMDKAPRGIEVVPKSIIVLSTAKQPLPLDITGKTPADIDVRLDARILDLVRDEAQAIFRIRHVALEAIREFFSKNGFIEIHTPKIIATATEGGANLFPVAYFEREAFLAQSPQLYKEQLVIDFEKVYEIGPTFRAEKSHTRRHLTEFISVDIEEAFATAEDVMEVAERLLQHVCRTVDERCQRELEILKHKIEAPSIPFKRLTYDEVINELRENGIKISWGEDIPTVAYRTLGKLHPYFYFIVDWPTSLKPFYIKPRDDKPEISEGFDLMWHWIEIASGGTRIHNKDLLIKRLKEQNLNPESFKYHLQVFDYGMPPHAGWAIGLERLVMMLTGVRNIREVVLFPRDRFRLTP; this is translated from the coding sequence ATGAGCTATAATATTGCAGCACGTGGTTGGAAGAGAACACATTACACGATGGAAGTAACGCCCGACCTCGATGGAAAAGAGGTTACTTTAACTGGCTGGATAAAAGAGATTAGAGATTTAGGCGGAATAAAATTCCTACTATTGAGAGATAAAGAGGGAACAATACAGATAACTGTTCCAAGAGACGAGGTTGACAGGCAAATAATTGAGCAGATAGATGAGCTACAGCGCCAAGACTGCGTAAGCGTTAGAGGAATAGTTAGAAGGATGGATAAGGCGCCTAGGGGAATCGAAGTTGTGCCTAAAAGCATAATCGTCCTTAGCACCGCGAAGCAGCCGCTTCCATTAGACATTACAGGTAAAACTCCAGCCGACATAGATGTTAGGCTTGATGCCAGAATCCTAGATCTTGTAAGGGATGAGGCTCAAGCAATATTTCGAATACGCCATGTGGCGCTGGAAGCCATAAGAGAGTTCTTCTCTAAAAACGGTTTCATCGAGATACATACGCCCAAGATAATTGCAACCGCAACCGAGGGAGGAGCAAATCTCTTCCCAGTAGCGTATTTTGAACGTGAAGCTTTCCTAGCTCAGAGCCCCCAGCTATATAAGGAGCAGCTCGTAATAGATTTTGAGAAGGTTTATGAAATAGGCCCAACGTTCAGAGCTGAGAAATCCCATACTAGGCGGCACCTAACGGAGTTCATTTCGGTTGATATTGAGGAGGCTTTTGCAACGGCCGAGGATGTTATGGAAGTAGCTGAACGGCTCCTGCAACATGTGTGCAGAACAGTCGATGAAAGATGTCAAAGGGAGCTTGAAATACTCAAGCATAAAATCGAAGCTCCAAGTATTCCGTTTAAGCGGCTAACGTACGATGAAGTCATTAACGAGTTAAGGGAAAACGGGATAAAGATAAGTTGGGGTGAAGATATACCAACTGTCGCTTATAGAACTCTAGGTAAGTTGCACCCATACTTCTACTTTATAGTTGATTGGCCGACAAGCCTTAAACCATTTTACATAAAGCCTAGAGATGATAAGCCCGAGATAAGTGAGGGCTTCGACTTAATGTGGCATTGGATTGAAATAGCCTCCGGTGGAACACGCATACACAACAAAGACCTCTTAATTAAGCGGCTAAAGGAGCAGAACTTGAACCCTGAGTCCTTCAAGTATCATCTTCAGGTTTTTGATTACGGTATGCCTCCGCACGCCGGCTGGGCGATAGGGCTTGAGCGCTTAGTAATGATGCTAACCGGCGTAAGAAACATTAGGGAGGTAGTCCTGTTTCCAAGAGACCGATTTAGGTTAACTCCATAA
- a CDS encoding nitroreductase family protein, translated as MMDIFDIFKLRRSIRAFTSEEVSDEEIEKILEAARWAPSAGNIQPWEFIVIKRPDIKREIARAALNQTFIEEAPIVIVVCADEAKSSRVYGSRGATLYCIQDTAAAIENMLLAVCALGLGACWVGAFYEEEVRRILKIPRGLRPVAIVPIGHPAEKPRPPNKRPLKEIVHHETF; from the coding sequence ATGATGGATATTTTCGATATTTTCAAACTTAGAAGAAGTATCCGTGCTTTCACCAGCGAGGAGGTTAGCGACGAGGAGATTGAAAAGATTCTTGAGGCCGCTAGGTGGGCTCCTTCAGCTGGAAATATTCAACCGTGGGAATTTATTGTAATCAAGAGACCCGACATTAAAAGAGAGATCGCTAGAGCGGCTTTAAACCAAACTTTCATAGAAGAGGCCCCCATAGTTATAGTCGTGTGTGCGGATGAAGCTAAATCCAGCAGAGTTTATGGAAGCCGGGGAGCGACATTGTACTGCATACAGGATACTGCCGCAGCCATAGAAAACATGCTTCTAGCAGTATGCGCGCTAGGCCTAGGAGCATGCTGGGTCGGCGCATTCTATGAAGAAGAAGTTAGGCGGATTTTAAAGATACCTAGAGGTTTAAGGCCGGTTGCAATAGTGCCCATAGGGCACCCGGCTGAGAAACCCCGTCCACCCAACAAAAGACCATTAAAAGAGATAGTTCACCATGAGACATTTTAG